One Cellulosimicrobium protaetiae genomic region harbors:
- a CDS encoding family 43 glycosylhydrolase: MDTHHRRRRRLRGAVAGAALATLLSASLAALPSYAADEELVVNGGFEDGTTGWFVNNGNATDKAVLSTTDQAFAGAAAALTTERATTGSGPMQDLSGKVRAGETYELTARIRYDAAAAPATKQFFATMHYGGGSYTNLVSVTATKGQWATFDGRFTIPADQNVGTARLFFETPWTSNPSADPATHLMDFVLDDVSVVGAAPPGPPSKTIEVLGKVPGEHNPLISHKFGADGFGFVEDGRVYMYMTNDTQGYAPDPVTGVSPQINYGSINQITLISSEDLVNWTDHGEIQVAGPQGVAPFTNNSWAPGMAKKTVDGVDKYFLYYANGGGSSNVITGTSPLGPWTSERDSTLIDGRTPGAEAVAWKFDPAPLVTDDGAYLYFGGGPASTSMPAAERFNNPKNIRVIELGDDMVSTQGTAAVVDAPVAFEAAQVFEREGKYYLSYSSHFGGNDFGGNQATLPGYPGGGQIGYMISDDPMSFPKETYAGVMFPNQSQFFGAGTGGNNHQSVFELDGKYYFTYHAPTLNKRINGSTTQGYRSPHIQELTFNADGTVQQVVGDYAGVDQVKDLDPFQVLEAETFAWQQGLTTAKVDGGSAQFGAQAPNLVVRDVDAGDWSALSSVDFGDGAASVTARVKPLVDGATVEVRLDDREGAVVGTLDLDTPVGEWADVTAALEGVSGVHDVYFTFAGPAGVDLVEVDTWEFAADAAGPVVELDVTASARCLAGKAYVAVRATNPGDVPVDVTLATPFGTRVVSDVAPGASAYQSFAARSTSLAAGVATVTGTAPVDGADVSTPYEIAFDALACGG; encoded by the coding sequence ATGGACACGCACCACCGCAGACGACGTCGCCTGCGCGGCGCCGTCGCCGGGGCCGCGCTCGCGACGCTGCTCTCCGCGTCGCTCGCCGCGCTGCCGTCGTACGCCGCGGACGAGGAGCTGGTCGTCAACGGCGGCTTCGAGGACGGCACGACCGGCTGGTTCGTCAACAACGGCAACGCGACCGACAAGGCCGTGCTGTCGACCACCGACCAGGCGTTCGCGGGCGCGGCCGCAGCCCTGACCACCGAGCGTGCGACGACCGGCTCCGGTCCGATGCAGGACCTCAGCGGCAAGGTCCGCGCGGGCGAGACGTACGAGCTCACCGCGAGGATCCGGTACGACGCCGCCGCGGCCCCGGCCACCAAGCAGTTCTTCGCCACGATGCACTACGGCGGCGGGTCGTACACCAACCTGGTGAGCGTCACCGCGACCAAGGGCCAGTGGGCGACGTTCGACGGCCGGTTCACGATCCCGGCCGACCAGAACGTCGGCACCGCGCGGCTGTTCTTCGAGACGCCGTGGACGAGCAACCCGTCCGCCGACCCGGCGACGCACCTCATGGACTTCGTGCTCGACGACGTCTCCGTCGTCGGCGCGGCCCCACCCGGACCGCCCTCGAAGACGATCGAGGTGCTCGGCAAGGTGCCCGGCGAGCACAACCCGCTCATCTCCCACAAGTTCGGGGCCGACGGGTTCGGGTTCGTCGAGGACGGTCGCGTGTACATGTACATGACGAACGACACCCAGGGCTACGCGCCCGACCCGGTGACGGGCGTCTCGCCGCAGATCAACTACGGCAGCATCAACCAGATCACGCTCATCTCGTCCGAGGACCTCGTGAACTGGACGGACCACGGCGAGATCCAGGTCGCGGGGCCGCAGGGCGTCGCGCCCTTCACGAACAACTCGTGGGCGCCGGGCATGGCGAAGAAGACGGTCGACGGCGTCGACAAGTACTTCCTCTACTACGCCAACGGCGGCGGGTCGTCGAACGTCATCACGGGCACCTCGCCGCTCGGACCGTGGACGAGCGAGCGCGACAGCACGCTCATCGACGGGCGCACCCCGGGCGCCGAGGCCGTGGCCTGGAAGTTCGACCCGGCGCCGCTCGTCACCGACGACGGCGCATACCTCTACTTCGGCGGCGGCCCGGCGTCGACGTCGATGCCCGCGGCGGAGCGGTTCAACAACCCGAAGAACATCCGCGTCATCGAGCTCGGCGACGACATGGTCTCGACGCAGGGGACCGCGGCCGTCGTGGACGCGCCCGTGGCGTTCGAGGCGGCGCAGGTCTTCGAGCGCGAGGGCAAGTACTACCTGTCGTACTCGTCGCACTTCGGCGGCAACGACTTCGGCGGCAACCAGGCCACGCTCCCGGGGTACCCGGGCGGCGGGCAGATCGGCTACATGATCTCCGACGACCCGATGTCGTTCCCCAAGGAAACCTACGCCGGCGTGATGTTCCCGAACCAGTCGCAGTTCTTCGGCGCGGGCACCGGCGGCAACAACCACCAGTCGGTGTTCGAGCTGGACGGCAAGTACTACTTCACGTACCACGCGCCCACGCTCAACAAGCGCATCAACGGCAGCACCACGCAGGGCTACCGCAGCCCGCACATCCAGGAGCTGACGTTCAACGCGGACGGCACGGTCCAGCAGGTCGTGGGCGACTACGCGGGCGTGGACCAGGTCAAGGACCTCGACCCGTTCCAGGTGCTCGAGGCCGAGACCTTCGCCTGGCAGCAGGGGCTCACCACGGCGAAGGTCGACGGCGGCTCGGCGCAGTTCGGCGCCCAGGCGCCGAACCTCGTCGTCCGCGACGTCGACGCCGGCGACTGGTCGGCGCTGTCGTCGGTCGACTTCGGCGACGGTGCCGCGAGCGTCACGGCGCGCGTCAAGCCGCTCGTCGACGGCGCGACCGTCGAGGTGCGCCTCGACGACCGCGAGGGTGCCGTCGTCGGGACGCTCGACCTCGACACCCCCGTCGGCGAGTGGGCGGACGTGACCGCCGCCCTCGAGGGCGTGAGCGGCGTCCACGACGTGTACTTCACGTTCGCCGGCCCCGCGGGCGTCGACCTCGTCGAGGTGGACACGTGGGAGTTCGCGGCCGACGCCGCCGGCCCGGTCGTCGAGCTCGACGTCACCGCGTCCGCACGCTGCCTCGCGGGCAAGGCCTACGTGGCGGTGCGTGCGACGAACCCGGGCGACGTCCCGGTCGACGTCACGCTCGCGACGCCGTTCGGGACGCGCGTCGTGAGCGACGTCGCGCCGGGTGCGAGCGCGTACCAGTCGTTCGCGGCCCGGTCCACGTCGCTCGCGGCCGGGGTCGCGACCGTCACCGGCACGGCGCCGGTCGACGGCGCCGACGTCAGCACGCCGTACGAGATCGCGTTCGACGCGCTCGCCTGCGGGGGCTGA
- a CDS encoding beta-L-arabinofuranosidase domain-containing protein: protein MHPRPTDGARRRPGGATRLAAVAAAAALALTTWAPSAVAADALPDPVLDLGFEGDVSDAGPLDDPVTLKGHNGTAPTGYSYVEGVDAGGQALRLAGSTYLDLGSSAALQPEDLTLSFWVEPSGKLSGEHVITWNKRAYNSDGWYLSSESDTVPLALSVGPASGQPYKVRVASSDRAAFFPADEWTHVVVTYDRATKDVAFYRNGEKVPSTVANAVAGDATGVLGSDPALPKTIGFNGPQYNGAYLKAALDDYRLYDAVADLGDVVGLYEESGRTVDRDAIAQDDADALSLPERATVALVLPTTGSRGSTVTWRSSHPEVVATDGTVVRPAIGEDDAHVTLTATVRYLDGEPVTRDLEVVVPALVDETPLEETALPSVLLSDDFLQNAAAKEHEYLLSLDSETFLYEFYKVGGLTPTTSAGYGGWERSNAVNFRGHAFGHYLSALAMSWSSTPDEATKDALFTEIEEGVGGLARVQDAYAAAHPGSAGYVSAFRESILDQVQGTGTSDENVIVPWYNLHKVLAGLLDVAEYVDGPVGDQALAVATDFGLYVQGRVAKLPSTDVMLRTEYGGMNEALYELFDLTGDVRIKEAAEAFDEVAFFRQLAAGQDVLPGKHANTQIPKLLGALKRYRVFTQNPEYYALLTPAEKEELPMYLAAAENFFDIVVRDHTYVTGANSQAEHFHAPGSLHERADEQGTARNAETAETCNEYNMLKLARELFKLSKDVRYADYYENAFINTILASQNPETGTTTYFNPMASGYHRVYNLPFTEFWCCTGTGMENFSKLGDSMYFTGQGSVWVNLFFSSTVEHGEQNLRLTQEANLPNEDTVTFRVDALDGGAVAQDATLRLRVPSWIAGEPAVEVNGAAVEPVVSRGYVVLPVAAGDVVRYTMPMAASVVDTPDNPYFVAFRYGPVVLSANLGEVPEPAWQGTGILVRSATRDADAQTTITAANMGADEWKERIAENLVRVEDDAEGRVQLELRNTADGGDLVFTPHHTNWDVTYGLYLHLDEPDSAASQERILRAKQELRDADRTVDSLTSFDNNNFENAKNLKQSGSSVGTFSGRQFRHANGTGWFSYDLMVDPASASNHLGVTLYSGDQGRVFDVYVNDERLKTITTVANAPTKDEQGFYVDTTQLPAKYLEIGDGTRWKVDSAGEYVLDEDGARIPVVTVRFQATGGWAGGVFGVRVDRAASYDATPGLAALAFDTGALAPAFNPAVTDYTLTVSAGTTSVVLDADPHVPSGLVRVDGVLVDDTQDRVVPLPADGSGRTVEVVGVAQDHETATTYRVEIVPGTTAVVPLDVEVSSRCLAGKAYVAVRATNTGVTPVDVTLTTPYGERSSTAVAPGANAYQSFASRATTVPAGTATVSATAVLDGDHATTTYDVDIEPRTCG from the coding sequence ATGCACCCCCGACCGACCGACGGCGCCCGCCGTCGACCCGGCGGCGCGACCCGGCTGGCCGCCGTGGCGGCCGCCGCCGCGCTCGCCCTGACCACCTGGGCGCCGTCCGCCGTCGCGGCCGACGCCCTGCCCGACCCGGTCCTCGACCTCGGGTTCGAGGGCGACGTCAGTGACGCCGGCCCGCTCGACGACCCGGTGACGTTGAAGGGCCACAACGGGACCGCGCCCACGGGCTACTCGTACGTCGAGGGCGTCGACGCCGGGGGGCAGGCGCTTCGCCTCGCCGGGAGCACGTACCTCGACCTCGGGTCGTCGGCCGCGCTGCAGCCCGAGGACCTCACGCTCTCGTTCTGGGTGGAGCCCAGCGGGAAGCTGTCCGGCGAGCACGTCATCACCTGGAACAAGCGGGCCTACAACTCCGACGGCTGGTACCTCTCGTCCGAGTCGGACACGGTGCCGCTCGCGCTGTCGGTGGGCCCGGCGTCGGGCCAGCCGTACAAGGTGCGGGTCGCGAGCTCCGACCGCGCGGCGTTCTTCCCCGCGGACGAGTGGACGCACGTCGTCGTCACGTACGACCGCGCGACGAAGGACGTCGCGTTCTACCGCAACGGCGAGAAGGTCCCGTCCACGGTGGCCAACGCGGTCGCCGGCGACGCGACGGGCGTGCTCGGCTCCGACCCGGCCCTGCCCAAGACGATCGGGTTCAACGGTCCGCAGTACAACGGCGCCTACCTCAAGGCCGCCCTCGACGACTACCGCCTGTACGACGCCGTCGCGGACCTGGGCGACGTGGTCGGGCTCTACGAGGAGAGCGGGCGCACGGTGGACCGCGACGCGATCGCCCAGGACGACGCCGACGCGCTGTCGCTGCCCGAGCGCGCGACCGTCGCGCTCGTGCTGCCGACGACGGGATCGCGCGGCTCGACCGTGACGTGGCGGTCGTCGCATCCCGAGGTCGTCGCGACCGACGGGACCGTGGTTCGGCCGGCGATCGGGGAGGACGACGCGCACGTCACGCTCACGGCGACGGTGCGGTACCTCGACGGGGAGCCGGTGACGCGCGACCTCGAGGTCGTCGTGCCCGCCCTCGTCGACGAGACGCCGCTCGAGGAGACCGCGCTGCCGTCCGTGCTGCTCTCCGACGACTTCCTCCAGAACGCCGCGGCGAAGGAGCACGAGTACCTGCTGAGCCTCGACTCCGAGACGTTCCTCTACGAGTTCTACAAGGTCGGCGGGCTCACCCCGACCACCTCCGCCGGGTACGGCGGCTGGGAGCGCAGCAACGCCGTGAACTTCCGCGGGCACGCGTTCGGGCACTACCTCTCGGCGCTCGCGATGTCCTGGTCCTCGACGCCGGACGAGGCGACGAAGGACGCGCTGTTCACCGAGATCGAGGAGGGCGTCGGAGGGCTCGCCCGCGTGCAGGACGCGTACGCCGCCGCGCACCCCGGCTCGGCCGGATACGTCTCCGCGTTCCGCGAGTCGATCCTCGACCAGGTGCAGGGCACCGGGACGTCGGACGAGAACGTCATCGTGCCCTGGTACAACCTGCACAAGGTGCTCGCCGGGCTGCTCGACGTCGCCGAGTACGTCGACGGCCCCGTCGGGGACCAGGCGCTCGCCGTCGCGACCGACTTCGGGCTCTACGTGCAGGGGCGCGTGGCGAAGCTGCCGAGCACCGACGTCATGCTGCGCACCGAGTACGGCGGCATGAACGAGGCGCTGTACGAGCTGTTCGACCTCACGGGCGACGTGCGCATCAAGGAGGCCGCCGAGGCGTTCGACGAGGTCGCGTTCTTCCGCCAGCTCGCCGCGGGCCAGGACGTGCTGCCAGGCAAGCACGCCAACACGCAGATCCCCAAGCTGCTCGGGGCGCTCAAGCGCTACCGGGTGTTCACGCAGAACCCGGAGTACTACGCGCTGCTCACGCCGGCGGAGAAGGAGGAGCTGCCGATGTACCTCGCGGCGGCGGAGAACTTCTTCGACATCGTCGTGCGCGACCACACGTACGTCACCGGTGCGAACAGCCAGGCGGAGCACTTCCACGCGCCCGGGTCGCTGCACGAGCGCGCCGACGAGCAGGGCACCGCGCGCAACGCCGAGACGGCAGAGACGTGCAACGAGTACAACATGCTCAAGCTCGCGCGCGAGCTGTTCAAGCTCAGCAAGGACGTGCGGTACGCGGACTACTACGAGAACGCGTTCATCAACACGATCCTCGCGTCGCAGAACCCGGAGACCGGGACGACGACGTACTTCAACCCCATGGCGTCGGGCTACCACCGCGTCTACAACCTGCCGTTCACCGAGTTCTGGTGCTGCACCGGCACGGGCATGGAGAACTTCTCCAAGCTCGGCGACTCGATGTACTTCACCGGCCAGGGCTCGGTGTGGGTCAACCTGTTCTTCTCCTCGACGGTCGAGCACGGCGAGCAGAACCTGCGGCTCACGCAGGAGGCGAACCTGCCGAACGAGGACACCGTGACCTTCCGCGTCGACGCGCTCGACGGCGGGGCGGTCGCGCAGGACGCGACGCTGCGCCTGCGCGTGCCGTCGTGGATCGCGGGCGAGCCCGCGGTCGAGGTGAACGGCGCCGCCGTCGAGCCGGTCGTGTCGCGCGGGTACGTCGTGCTGCCCGTCGCCGCGGGCGACGTCGTCCGGTACACGATGCCGATGGCGGCGTCCGTCGTCGACACCCCGGACAACCCGTACTTCGTGGCCTTCCGGTACGGGCCGGTCGTCCTCTCCGCGAACCTCGGCGAGGTCCCCGAGCCGGCGTGGCAGGGCACGGGCATCCTCGTCCGCTCCGCCACGCGCGACGCCGACGCGCAGACGACCATCACGGCGGCGAACATGGGCGCCGACGAGTGGAAGGAGCGCATCGCCGAGAACCTCGTGCGGGTCGAGGACGACGCCGAGGGCCGGGTGCAGCTCGAGCTGCGGAACACCGCCGACGGCGGCGACCTCGTCTTCACGCCCCACCACACCAACTGGGACGTGACGTACGGGCTGTACCTCCACCTCGACGAGCCGGACTCGGCCGCGTCGCAGGAGCGCATCCTGCGCGCCAAGCAGGAGCTGCGCGACGCCGACCGCACCGTCGACAGCCTCACGAGCTTCGACAACAACAACTTCGAGAACGCGAAGAACCTCAAGCAGAGCGGGTCGTCGGTCGGGACGTTCTCCGGCCGTCAGTTCCGCCACGCGAACGGCACGGGCTGGTTCAGCTACGACCTCATGGTCGACCCGGCGTCGGCCTCGAACCACCTGGGCGTCACCCTCTACTCGGGCGACCAGGGCCGCGTGTTCGACGTGTACGTCAACGACGAGAGGCTGAAGACGATCACCACGGTCGCGAACGCGCCGACCAAGGACGAGCAGGGGTTCTACGTCGACACGACGCAGCTCCCGGCGAAGTACCTCGAGATCGGCGACGGCACGCGCTGGAAGGTCGACAGCGCGGGCGAGTACGTGCTCGACGAGGACGGCGCGCGCATCCCCGTGGTCACCGTGCGCTTCCAGGCGACGGGCGGCTGGGCCGGAGGCGTGTTCGGCGTCCGGGTCGACCGCGCGGCGTCGTACGACGCGACGCCCGGGCTCGCGGCGCTCGCGTTCGACACGGGCGCGCTCGCACCCGCGTTCAACCCGGCCGTCACCGACTACACGCTCACCGTGTCCGCGGGCACGACGAGCGTCGTGCTCGACGCCGACCCCCACGTGCCGAGCGGTCTCGTGCGCGTCGACGGCGTGCTGGTCGACGACACGCAGGATCGCGTCGTGCCGCTCCCGGCGGACGGGTCGGGGCGGACCGTGGAGGTCGTCGGCGTCGCGCAGGACCACGAGACGGCCACGACCTACCGGGTCGAGATCGTGCCGGGGACGACGGCCGTCGTCCCGCTCGACGTCGAGGTCTCGTCGCGCTGCCTCGCCGGCAAGGCCTACGTGGCGGTCCGGGCGACGAACACGGGCGTCACCCCCGTGGACGTCACCCTGACGACGCCGTACGGGGAGAGGTCGTCCACTGCCGTCGCCCCGGGCGCGAACGCGTACCAGTCGTTCGCGTCGCGCGCGACGACGGTCCCCGCCGGCACCGCGACGGTCTCCGCGACGGCGGTGCTCGACGGCGACCACGCCACCACCACCTACGACGTCGACATCGAGCCGCGCACCTGCGGCTGA
- a CDS encoding family 43 glycosylhydrolase: protein MSRHRRRRAAAAVVAGVLALGASLPAAHATATADGEPPTASALTGLTTTDRGDGTYDVPLLRSDVPDISVTRVPAAENDEGRDLYYMISTTMHLAPGAPIMKSYDLVSWEIVGYVYDRLGVGDVSSLRNGKNGYGNGQWASSLRYRDGTFYVVFNTNDLGGSYLFRTDDVEHGAWERTALGRGFHDPSLFFDEADGGTPYIFYGSGATSAVRLNDDLTAIEADFPNIFRAVDYAGEPFVGGLFEGAQVHYIDGEYYVAIITWPSGQNRQEVLFRSPHLLGRYETADGSNPYEARSALNSDGFAQGGLVEVPDGAGGYAWWGMFFRDTYPLGRIPALIPATWEDGWPTFGDDGAVRVGDTFAKPIVLDPATERRERLKSIVASDDFANDAEHRAFSDTVWEVPEAPTYDESLLGVEIVANPGFEDAGTAPWAAQFGATLSRETSGAASGTGALRVAGRTLNGSGPNQQLGGKIQAGATYEVSARVRYASGPAQVRFNLVGDWGAGVTTLAWANATPGEWTTVRGTYTVPQDADVRTFKLAVETPWGNPQPPSSSVEYLLDDVSVVGRAPDVETPTLEEVSYNGSDLDLAWQWNHAPDNRYWSLTEREGWLRLTNGHVVTGEAEYTKAPGRDLTYLEEARNTLGQRTFGPTSSAQTRLDVSGMLDGDVAGLAVYGRSFAYAGVQQVDGERTLGLVTRLQPFTDTIDREAVESFVPGSQVPLGERTDVHLKADADFASPNGQLWVQYSYSLDGRTWQPLGARQGPLVMDWSLSHFMGYRFGLFSYAKERTGGHVDFDHFLLSDVLDADGGADRSALDAVVAEAEGLEPADYTVESWSAVAKGLASARATTAPSTQNEADAPARALALAVASLVRADAAEVDFTVEASVRALAGKDYVAVRVTNAEDVPVDVVVTTPYGSRSFADVEPGRNAYQAFASRLTSVPAGEVTVSVTRSTDGSTATRTVAYGG, encoded by the coding sequence ATGAGCAGACATCGGAGACGACGAGCCGCGGCGGCGGTCGTGGCGGGTGTGCTGGCGCTCGGGGCGAGCCTGCCCGCGGCGCACGCCACCGCGACGGCCGACGGCGAGCCCCCGACGGCGAGCGCCCTCACCGGCCTCACCACGACCGACCGCGGCGACGGGACGTACGACGTCCCGCTCCTGCGCAGCGACGTCCCGGACATCAGCGTCACGCGCGTCCCCGCGGCCGAGAACGACGAGGGCCGCGACCTCTACTACATGATCAGCACGACGATGCACCTCGCCCCGGGTGCGCCGATCATGAAGTCGTACGACCTCGTGAGCTGGGAGATCGTCGGCTACGTCTACGACCGGCTCGGCGTCGGCGACGTGTCGTCGCTGCGCAACGGGAAGAACGGCTACGGCAACGGGCAGTGGGCGTCCTCGCTGCGCTACCGCGACGGCACGTTCTACGTGGTGTTCAACACCAACGACCTCGGGGGGTCGTACCTCTTCCGCACGGACGACGTCGAGCACGGCGCGTGGGAGCGCACGGCGCTCGGCCGGGGGTTCCACGACCCGTCGCTGTTCTTCGACGAGGCCGACGGGGGGACGCCCTACATCTTCTACGGCTCGGGCGCGACGAGCGCCGTCCGGCTGAACGACGACCTCACCGCGATCGAGGCGGACTTCCCGAACATCTTCCGCGCCGTGGACTACGCGGGCGAGCCGTTCGTCGGCGGGCTGTTCGAGGGCGCGCAGGTGCACTACATCGACGGCGAGTACTACGTCGCGATCATCACCTGGCCCAGCGGCCAGAACCGGCAGGAGGTGCTGTTCCGCTCCCCGCACCTGCTGGGTCGCTACGAGACCGCCGACGGGTCGAACCCGTACGAGGCGCGCAGCGCGCTGAACTCCGACGGCTTCGCCCAGGGCGGGCTGGTCGAGGTGCCCGACGGCGCGGGCGGCTACGCGTGGTGGGGGATGTTCTTCCGCGACACCTACCCGCTCGGCCGCATCCCCGCGCTCATCCCCGCGACGTGGGAGGACGGCTGGCCCACGTTCGGCGACGACGGCGCCGTCCGCGTCGGCGACACGTTCGCCAAGCCGATCGTGCTGGACCCGGCGACCGAGCGCCGGGAGCGGCTGAAGAGCATCGTCGCCTCCGACGACTTCGCGAACGACGCCGAGCACCGCGCGTTCAGCGACACCGTCTGGGAGGTCCCCGAGGCGCCGACGTACGACGAGTCGCTGCTCGGCGTCGAGATCGTCGCCAACCCCGGGTTCGAGGACGCCGGGACCGCGCCCTGGGCTGCGCAGTTCGGCGCGACGCTGTCGCGCGAGACGAGCGGCGCCGCGTCGGGCACGGGCGCGCTGCGCGTCGCGGGCCGGACGCTCAACGGCTCCGGGCCGAACCAGCAGCTCGGCGGGAAGATCCAGGCGGGCGCGACCTACGAGGTCTCGGCCCGGGTCCGCTACGCCTCCGGGCCCGCGCAGGTCCGCTTCAACCTCGTCGGGGACTGGGGCGCGGGCGTCACCACGCTCGCGTGGGCGAACGCCACGCCGGGGGAGTGGACGACCGTGCGGGGCACCTACACCGTCCCGCAGGACGCGGACGTCCGGACCTTCAAGCTCGCGGTCGAGACGCCGTGGGGCAACCCGCAGCCGCCGTCGTCGAGCGTCGAGTACCTGCTCGACGACGTCTCCGTGGTCGGCCGCGCGCCGGACGTCGAGACACCCACGCTCGAGGAGGTGTCGTACAACGGCTCGGACCTCGACCTCGCGTGGCAGTGGAACCACGCGCCGGACAACCGGTACTGGTCGCTCACCGAGCGCGAGGGCTGGCTGCGCCTGACCAACGGGCACGTCGTGACCGGCGAGGCGGAGTACACGAAGGCGCCCGGACGCGACCTCACGTATCTCGAGGAGGCGCGCAACACCCTCGGTCAGCGCACGTTCGGCCCGACGTCGTCGGCCCAGACGAGGCTCGACGTCTCCGGCATGCTCGACGGCGACGTCGCCGGCCTCGCCGTCTACGGGCGCAGCTTCGCGTACGCGGGCGTCCAGCAGGTCGACGGCGAGCGCACGCTCGGTCTGGTCACCCGGCTCCAGCCGTTCACCGACACGATCGACCGCGAGGCGGTCGAGTCGTTCGTCCCCGGGTCGCAGGTCCCGCTGGGCGAGCGGACGGACGTGCACCTCAAGGCGGACGCGGACTTCGCCTCGCCGAACGGCCAGCTCTGGGTGCAGTACTCGTACAGCCTCGACGGGCGGACCTGGCAGCCGCTCGGTGCACGTCAGGGGCCGCTCGTCATGGACTGGAGCCTCTCCCACTTCATGGGCTACCGGTTCGGCCTCTTCTCCTACGCCAAGGAGCGGACCGGCGGGCACGTGGACTTCGACCACTTCCTCCTCAGCGACGTGCTTGACGCCGACGGCGGCGCCGACCGCTCCGCGCTCGACGCCGTCGTCGCCGAGGCCGAGGGGCTCGAGCCGGCGGACTACACGGTCGAGTCGTGGTCCGCCGTCGCGAAGGGGCTCGCGTCGGCACGGGCCACGACCGCGCCGTCGACGCAGAACGAGGCGGACGCACCCGCGCGGGCGCTCGCGCTCGCCGTCGCGTCCCTCGTGCGGGCCGACGCCGCCGAGGTCGATTTCACGGTCGAGGCGAGCGTGCGCGCCCTGGCGGGGAAGGACTACGTCGCCGTGCGCGTGACGAACGCCGAGGACGTGCCCGTGGACGTCGTCGTCACCACGCCGTACGGCAGCCGGTCGTTCGCCGACGTCGAGCCGGGCCGCAACGCGTACCAGGCCTTCGCGAGCCGCCTCACGAGCGTCCCGGCGGGCGAGGTGACGGTCTCGGTCACCCGCTCGACCGACGGGTCGACCGCGACCCGCACGGTCGCGTACGGCGGCTGA